In the genome of Phosphitispora fastidiosa, one region contains:
- a CDS encoding hydrogenase small subunit, producing MFELGKVFRKEFTRRDFLKYSSSLAVFMGLSELYVPQIANALESVVSRKTPVIWLHGAECTGCTVSFANSHYPSVAELVLDTLSVKYHETLMAASGHVAEKALDDAVRDFNGKYVMIVEGAIPTKDGGVYCKIGGKPFVDIVQKVAKGAAYNVALGTCASYGGIPGAGPNPTGAKGLKDVIGGTVVNIPGCPAHPDWLVGTIVNILLFGKVPDLDSKGRPRMFYGKVVHENCPRRGGYEQGQFIKNFGSELPDIEGCLGAKGCRGPVTSADCPHRLWNSGTNFCIAAGAPCAGCVEPEFPQTPLYEAVPEVAKTIKAQESDDKQAAIGTFGASLGGAVVGAAAAAGGMYFAKEKSRQQAAKAEEV from the coding sequence ATGTTTGAACTGGGCAAGGTTTTCCGGAAAGAGTTTACCAGGAGAGATTTCCTCAAGTACAGTTCAAGTCTGGCAGTCTTTATGGGGCTATCCGAATTATACGTGCCCCAGATAGCAAATGCCCTGGAATCAGTGGTGTCCCGGAAGACACCCGTGATCTGGCTGCATGGAGCTGAATGTACCGGCTGTACAGTATCTTTTGCTAATTCACATTATCCGTCTGTCGCCGAACTGGTGCTGGACACATTGTCGGTTAAATACCATGAAACCCTGATGGCAGCCAGCGGACATGTGGCGGAAAAAGCCCTTGATGATGCCGTCAGGGATTTTAACGGCAAATATGTAATGATTGTCGAGGGTGCGATTCCTACAAAGGACGGTGGTGTTTACTGCAAGATCGGAGGCAAACCCTTTGTGGATATTGTGCAAAAGGTGGCCAAGGGAGCTGCATACAATGTGGCTTTGGGCACCTGTGCTTCTTATGGGGGGATACCGGGTGCAGGACCAAATCCTACCGGCGCTAAAGGCTTAAAGGATGTTATTGGGGGTACGGTTGTGAATATTCCCGGGTGTCCGGCACACCCTGACTGGCTGGTGGGTACAATAGTGAACATTCTGCTGTTTGGCAAGGTTCCTGACCTTGACAGTAAAGGCAGGCCCAGGATGTTTTATGGTAAAGTCGTTCATGAGAACTGCCCGCGGCGCGGCGGATACGAGCAGGGCCAATTTATCAAGAATTTTGGGAGTGAACTTCCGGATATTGAAGGATGCCTGGGAGCCAAAGGCTGCCGTGGTCCGGTCACGTCAGCAGACTGTCCCCACCGGCTGTGGAATTCGGGTACCAATTTTTGTATAGCTGCTGGGGCGCCGTGTGCCGGCTGTGTGGAACCGGAATTTCCGCAAACACCGTTATATGAAGCGGTACCTGAGGTAGCCAAGACTATTAAGGCTCAGGAAAGTGATGACAAGCAGGCAGCTATCGGCACCTTCGGAGCCAGCCTCGGAGGGGCTGTTGTGGGAGCAGCGGCTGCAGCCGGGGGGATGTATTTCGCCAAGGAAAAATCCAGGCAGCAGGCCGCTAAGGCAGAGGAGGTGTAA
- a CDS encoding nickel-dependent hydrogenase large subunit — translation MAQTVVIDPITRIEGHLRIEVEVEGGKVIDARAAGTLWRGFEVILQGRDPRDAGVLTQRICGVCPAEHAHASVQNLDSAFGAEVPDNGRIIRNLVSGSNFVASHILHFYHLAALDYLDIMAVAGYKGMDANLLRVKEKIVGLVKSGDTSPLTPRYEPDQFCVSDPEIVTTAVHHYIQALEMRRKAQEMLAIFGGKMPHHATFVAGGVTIEPTPDRIASFRSRLLELIDFVNNVYLKDVLLFGTGPLKPIHDAKIGFGCGNFLAYGNFDLGKSGDYTNRFLKSGAIFGGDITKVNPLDPDKIAEYVRYSWYSDTTTGKHPTEGETSPDPHKAGAYSWLKAPRYDGNPMEVGPLARMLVTQDKGFMDLVTKIGAWPSAVARHAARAWECKMVAEGMLNWLEELKPGQPVCDEKPVPPSGRGMGLVEAARGALGHFVEIENGKSKNYQCVVPTTWNCSPRDDKGIRGPVEEALIGAPVPDPDNPINVVRIVRSFDPCLACAVHLIRADSNEIREFRVI, via the coding sequence TTGGCACAGACTGTAGTCATAGACCCCATAACCAGGATAGAAGGTCACCTTCGCATTGAGGTTGAGGTTGAGGGTGGCAAAGTAATCGATGCCAGGGCTGCAGGGACGTTGTGGCGCGGGTTTGAAGTGATTCTGCAGGGGAGAGACCCCCGGGATGCCGGAGTGCTCACCCAACGTATCTGTGGAGTATGTCCGGCAGAACATGCCCACGCTTCAGTACAAAACCTGGATTCGGCTTTTGGGGCTGAAGTACCTGACAATGGCCGGATAATCCGCAACCTGGTTTCCGGAAGCAATTTTGTGGCCTCACATATCCTGCACTTTTATCATCTGGCAGCTCTTGATTACCTGGATATTATGGCAGTTGCCGGGTATAAAGGGATGGATGCCAATCTTCTCAGGGTCAAGGAAAAAATAGTAGGTCTGGTGAAATCGGGGGATACTTCGCCGCTTACTCCCCGGTATGAGCCTGACCAGTTTTGTGTCAGTGACCCGGAAATAGTAACAACCGCAGTGCACCATTATATTCAGGCCCTGGAGATGAGGAGAAAGGCCCAGGAGATGCTGGCCATTTTCGGCGGCAAAATGCCTCACCATGCCACTTTTGTTGCCGGAGGGGTTACCATAGAACCTACTCCGGACAGGATTGCCTCCTTCAGAAGCCGGCTCTTGGAACTTATTGATTTTGTTAATAATGTATATCTGAAGGATGTGCTTTTATTTGGCACAGGCCCCCTGAAACCCATCCATGACGCCAAGATTGGATTTGGGTGCGGCAATTTTCTGGCCTATGGCAACTTTGACCTGGGCAAGTCAGGTGACTATACTAACCGTTTCTTAAAATCAGGTGCAATTTTCGGGGGTGACATTACAAAAGTTAATCCTCTGGACCCTGATAAGATTGCCGAATATGTCAGGTATTCCTGGTATTCTGATACGACAACCGGTAAACACCCCACAGAGGGGGAGACCAGCCCTGATCCGCATAAGGCAGGCGCTTATTCATGGCTTAAAGCCCCGAGATATGACGGTAATCCCATGGAAGTCGGCCCATTGGCCCGGATGCTGGTTACTCAGGACAAGGGTTTTATGGACCTGGTTACCAAAATCGGAGCCTGGCCTTCGGCTGTGGCCCGCCATGCGGCACGCGCCTGGGAATGCAAGATGGTTGCTGAGGGTATGCTGAATTGGCTGGAGGAACTGAAGCCCGGCCAGCCTGTCTGTGATGAAAAGCCTGTTCCCCCGAGCGGTCGCGGGATGGGCCTGGTAGAGGCAGCCAGGGGCGCTCTGGGGCATTTTGTGGAAATAGAAAACGGTAAATCGAAAAATTACCAGTGTGTTGTTCCCACTACCTGGAACTGTTCACCAAGGGATGATAAAGGAATTCGGGGACCTGTCGAGGAGGCTTTGATAGGAGCGCCTGTTCCTGACCCTGATAATCCCATCAATGTTGTCCGGATAGTGAGATCATTTGACCCCTGCCTTGCCTGTGCTGTGCACCTGATAAGGGCCGATTCCAACGAAATCCGGGAATTCAGGGTTATATGA
- a CDS encoding HyaD/HybD family hydrogenase maturation endopeptidase yields MNRVTVMGVGNDLLRDEGIGVHVIKAMEGQQLPDGVKIVNGWVAGIDLLQEIQNTERLIIVDAIDTGDRPGTIYRFRADEVDVMINRHKTSLHQVDLFETLKLAKFLGGYPETVIIGIQPRDIVWGTELSPLLASLIPQIVDVVRDEIRTFRS; encoded by the coding sequence ATGAACAGGGTCACGGTAATGGGTGTCGGTAATGACCTGCTCCGTGATGAAGGTATCGGTGTTCATGTTATCAAGGCTATGGAGGGGCAGCAGCTTCCGGACGGTGTCAAGATCGTCAATGGGTGGGTGGCCGGTATTGACCTGCTTCAGGAAATCCAAAATACTGAGCGGCTGATTATTGTTGATGCTATTGATACTGGAGACCGGCCGGGGACTATATACCGGTTCAGGGCAGATGAGGTTGATGTGATGATTAACCGGCACAAGACCTCTCTGCATCAGGTTGACCTTTTTGAAACCCTGAAACTGGCAAAATTCCTGGGGGGCTATCCGGAGACGGTTATTATCGGAATTCAGCCCCGGGATATTGTCTGGGGCACTGAACTGAGCCCGCTGCTTGCTTCTTTGATACCTCAGATAGTTGATGTGGTTAGAGACGAAATTCGGACCTTCAGAAGTTAA
- a CDS encoding 4Fe-4S dicluster domain-containing protein, whose product MGINRRTFLKISGLIAAGSVAGGLIPLGTGRAAGSELTGMEGQGMLNDVSKCIGCLSCAIACKKANELPDVLEYSPVTNGDNWTTVKFSKEGAGETRVPVNLKVQCMHCGNPSCVAVCPTGAAFKRDDGIVVIDRETCIGCKYCVMSCPFEVPGLSEETGTVRKCTFCEARVKEGRITACAEACPAGAIQFGSLAELQKKAEGRVADLKSNGFPNAALYGNAELGGLRVLYLLPDTPEVCGLPDNPRQANGDSILKWLTGLAMGGFLVASPIRKMFSDSPMDEHEESGSREGENGNA is encoded by the coding sequence ATGGGTATTAACCGGAGGACCTTTTTAAAGATATCCGGTTTGATTGCGGCCGGGTCTGTGGCCGGTGGTCTTATTCCGCTCGGTACAGGCCGCGCCGCCGGCAGTGAACTGACCGGCATGGAAGGGCAGGGTATGCTTAATGATGTCTCTAAATGCATCGGCTGTCTAAGTTGTGCCATTGCCTGTAAAAAGGCCAACGAACTGCCTGATGTCCTGGAGTATTCCCCGGTTACTAATGGAGATAACTGGACTACGGTTAAGTTTTCCAAAGAAGGGGCCGGTGAAACCAGGGTTCCTGTAAACCTTAAGGTTCAATGTATGCACTGCGGCAACCCTAGCTGTGTTGCGGTATGCCCAACCGGAGCGGCTTTTAAACGTGATGACGGGATAGTGGTAATTGACCGGGAGACCTGTATCGGGTGCAAGTATTGTGTTATGAGCTGTCCCTTTGAGGTTCCCGGATTATCTGAGGAAACTGGAACAGTGCGTAAGTGTACCTTCTGTGAGGCAAGGGTGAAAGAGGGCCGGATAACAGCTTGTGCTGAAGCCTGCCCGGCGGGCGCTATCCAGTTTGGCAGCCTTGCTGAACTGCAGAAAAAGGCTGAAGGGAGAGTGGCTGACCTTAAGTCCAATGGTTTTCCCAATGCAGCCCTGTATGGCAATGCAGAACTGGGCGGGCTCAGAGTACTTTACCTGCTGCCTGATACACCGGAGGTCTGCGGTTTGCCGGACAACCCCCGGCAGGCTAATGGGGATTCAATCCTGAAATGGCTTACAGGACTTGCCATGGGAGGATTTCTGGTGGCTTCTCCCATCAGGAAAATGTTCAGTGACAGCCCTATGGATGAACATGAAGAGTCCGGATCAAGAGAGGGGGAGAACGGGAATGCCTGA
- the nrfD gene encoding NrfD/PsrC family molybdoenzyme membrane anchor subunit has translation MPEGINWGLPVAVYLFIGGMAAAAYYIGVIADIAGKGRYRDIARLGSYSVFIPICIGLIMLFLDLGRPLRFWHLIFQAGPLHSGLVFKAGSAMSLGVWLLGAFVIICGVLYPLMWLAEEKTGRSLPLISGLAGKEKLRRSIGLLGIPLAVLVAAYTGVLLAATSVPVWADTPLLPALFMLSATSTGIAAIILLMGLTGSNDHGIMTRLEKGDSLIIKIELTFVVLIFLILLFLPDTSGLVRNVMFGSYAVFFWLGVIVVGLLLPLSIQRYSLRMPSANTKGLAVMSAILVLCGGFFLRYVILLAV, from the coding sequence ATGCCTGAAGGAATTAACTGGGGACTTCCGGTGGCTGTTTACCTTTTTATCGGGGGGATGGCTGCGGCAGCCTATTATATCGGCGTTATTGCTGACATTGCCGGAAAGGGCAGGTATCGGGATATCGCCCGTCTGGGCTCATATTCCGTATTTATACCTATCTGTATCGGCCTTATTATGCTGTTTCTGGACCTTGGCAGGCCATTAAGGTTCTGGCACCTGATTTTCCAGGCCGGACCTCTCCATAGCGGACTGGTTTTCAAAGCAGGTTCAGCAATGTCTCTTGGGGTGTGGTTATTGGGCGCTTTTGTAATCATCTGTGGCGTCCTATACCCGTTGATGTGGCTGGCAGAAGAGAAAACGGGCCGGAGTCTGCCGCTGATATCCGGTCTTGCCGGGAAGGAAAAGCTGAGGCGCAGCATCGGCCTGCTGGGGATACCCTTGGCCGTTTTGGTAGCGGCCTATACCGGGGTGCTGCTGGCAGCCACATCAGTGCCGGTTTGGGCAGACACCCCTCTGCTGCCGGCGCTTTTTATGCTGTCAGCAACCTCTACCGGGATTGCTGCCATCATCCTTCTCATGGGACTGACAGGCAGTAATGACCATGGTATTATGACCCGCCTTGAAAAAGGGGACAGCCTTATTATCAAGATTGAGCTAACCTTTGTAGTTTTAATATTTTTGATATTACTGTTTCTTCCTGACACCTCGGGACTGGTAAGAAATGTGATGTTTGGCAGTTACGCAGTTTTCTTCTGGCTGGGTGTTATCGTAGTGGGACTGCTGCTGCCCCTCAGTATTCAGCGGTACAGCCTGCGCATGCCCAGCGCCAATACCAAGGGACTGGCTGTAATGTCAGCTATCCTGGTCTTGTGTGGCGGGTTTTTTCTCAGATATGTCATCCTGCTTGCAGTGTGA
- a CDS encoding UDP-N-acetylmuramoyl-tripeptide--D-alanyl-D-alanine ligase, with protein sequence MRTIPALKLCEIMEGSLVRGDANLPLRGIMSRCLSARPGLIYFDIAGGKPGNENILEAISRGASGIVVSRHKKTLPFEDPDILVIAVPKVGEAFWKAVKYYRDLHDIPIVGVTGTSGKTTTKEMLASIFRLRWKTLKTIGNLNLPHYVPSHIMRLNYGYEAAVFEIGMNRPGHISKQSRVIRPRVGIITHIGEGHVEHLGSFENVIKEKAGIIEGIPDDGFLLLNADDPNTEKIDYSGFKGKVLYYGLKNKAHFNAGNITFDKRGTSFKAVIDGQEHEFFIPTFGEHNVSNALAAIVAARLLDLDVNMIRKGLAKYRKPAMRLQLLRGIRNSTLINDTYNANPGSMMAGLEVLSALSRGETGIAVLGNMLEQGENAVENHRKVGKRAAELKIDWLITVGRLAKQIATGAALNSDRMRIWSFLLKKQAVQFLRETIPESSVVLVKGSRGSYMETVIRGLRRERSQ encoded by the coding sequence TTGCGAACAATACCCGCTCTCAAATTATGTGAAATAATGGAGGGCAGCCTGGTCAGGGGTGATGCCAACCTGCCTTTGAGGGGAATCATGTCCAGGTGCTTGTCAGCAAGGCCAGGCTTAATCTATTTTGATATCGCAGGTGGTAAGCCAGGCAATGAGAATATACTTGAAGCTATTAGCAGGGGAGCTTCAGGTATCGTGGTTTCCAGACATAAAAAGACTCTGCCTTTTGAAGACCCGGATATTCTGGTCATAGCTGTGCCAAAAGTTGGGGAAGCCTTTTGGAAGGCCGTAAAGTACTATCGTGACCTGCACGATATTCCCATTGTCGGGGTGACCGGAACATCGGGAAAGACCACCACCAAGGAAATGTTAGCATCAATATTCCGGCTTAGGTGGAAGACCCTGAAAACGATAGGTAATCTGAACCTGCCCCATTATGTCCCGTCTCATATTATGCGCCTTAATTATGGTTATGAGGCTGCTGTTTTTGAAATCGGGATGAACAGGCCTGGGCATATTAGCAAACAGTCACGGGTTATTCGGCCTCGGGTTGGCATTATTACTCATATAGGTGAAGGGCACGTTGAGCACTTGGGCAGTTTTGAGAACGTCATCAAGGAGAAAGCGGGGATAATCGAGGGAATACCGGATGACGGATTCCTGTTGTTAAATGCCGATGACCCCAATACAGAGAAAATAGACTATTCGGGATTTAAGGGCAAGGTTCTTTATTATGGGCTGAAAAACAAGGCCCATTTTAATGCGGGTAACATAACTTTTGACAAGAGGGGAACATCTTTTAAGGCAGTAATAGATGGACAGGAACACGAGTTTTTTATTCCGACTTTTGGGGAGCATAATGTAAGCAATGCCCTAGCGGCAATAGTAGCTGCCCGTCTTCTTGATCTCGATGTTAATATGATTAGAAAAGGCCTTGCCAAGTACAGGAAACCGGCTATGAGACTCCAACTGCTAAGGGGTATCAGGAATAGTACTCTGATAAACGATACGTATAATGCCAATCCCGGTTCAATGATGGCAGGTTTGGAGGTCTTGTCGGCGCTGTCCCGGGGGGAAACAGGCATTGCCGTACTTGGCAATATGCTGGAACAGGGAGAAAATGCCGTGGAAAATCACCGCAAAGTTGGGAAAAGGGCAGCGGAATTAAAGATAGACTGGCTTATTACGGTAGGCAGGCTGGCGAAACAGATCGCCACAGGGGCAGCTTTAAACTCTGACCGGATGAGGATATGGTCATTCCTGCTAAAAAAACAGGCAGTGCAATTCCTTAGGGAAACTATTCCGGAAAGCAGCGTGGTTCTGGTAAAGGGCTCCCGGGGGTCTTATATGGAAACAGTTATCAGAGGATTGAGGAGAGAGAGGAGTCAATAA
- a CDS encoding putative amidoligase domain-containing protein: MMLAFLYDKRLTQPELLHAFSGCILTTGPVTACSVLLRWGNPEGPDNVSRAVLNRKQPLKNSLDKEKVFEILKLNRIRRPRFIAPGPNSPYPLMGKWNNQTSGGVTEALIQTFDKALASGADFFVEHVNVIKKYNIYFFDLNSFWVTKKVAVKTSAPHSHITPSWVYEQIPPDLDRDTVKTCLLAQRAIYILGLDFGMVHAAIDIRGRPVILDISPVPVLPFKAVNLFSEHAKRFTADIERTETGSDSLMENGILLGADPEFMLRHPETGRIVYPSEFLKMEGPLGYDERSENREGRFFPLAEVRPAPDQCPLRLTKKIREILGMAASLIPPDIEWLAGSLPFDKYQIGGHIHFSNININCRLLRALDNYLAIPLMLIEDPGKSSRRRRQYGWLGSIRPKPHGGFEYRTPGSWLVSPEMARGCLCLAKIVATDYRSLTRDYFTDIELQRAFYQSKKYYFYDIFHEILEDLRKTQLFSKYAAYLSPVVDLIKSGGHWNETSDIRKSWGLLPTP; encoded by the coding sequence ATGATGCTGGCCTTTCTTTACGATAAGCGCCTGACTCAGCCAGAACTGCTGCATGCATTTAGCGGCTGTATCCTAACGACCGGCCCGGTTACGGCCTGCAGTGTCCTCCTCCGCTGGGGGAATCCCGAAGGGCCTGATAACGTTTCCCGGGCTGTCCTCAACAGAAAGCAGCCTTTGAAAAATTCTCTGGATAAGGAAAAGGTATTCGAGATACTCAAATTGAACAGAATCAGGCGTCCCCGCTTCATTGCGCCCGGACCGAACTCACCTTATCCTCTGATGGGTAAGTGGAATAACCAGACCTCCGGGGGCGTTACTGAAGCGTTAATTCAGACTTTTGACAAGGCCCTGGCATCAGGGGCCGATTTCTTTGTGGAGCATGTTAATGTCATTAAAAAGTACAATATCTATTTCTTTGACCTTAACAGCTTTTGGGTCACCAAAAAAGTGGCTGTAAAAACCAGCGCCCCGCACAGCCACATAACACCCTCATGGGTATATGAACAAATCCCTCCCGACCTGGACCGGGATACTGTAAAAACCTGTCTGTTGGCCCAGCGGGCTATCTATATTTTGGGACTGGATTTCGGCATGGTACATGCGGCCATTGACATAAGAGGCCGCCCGGTCATCCTGGATATTTCCCCGGTCCCTGTTCTTCCGTTTAAAGCTGTAAATCTTTTTTCTGAGCATGCCAAAAGGTTTACTGCTGATATTGAGAGAACTGAAACGGGGTCTGACAGCCTTATGGAAAATGGTATCCTCCTGGGCGCTGACCCTGAATTTATGTTGAGGCATCCGGAAACCGGCAGAATTGTTTATCCTTCAGAATTTCTTAAAATGGAGGGGCCTCTGGGATATGATGAAAGAAGTGAAAATAGGGAGGGCAGATTTTTTCCCCTGGCTGAGGTCAGACCTGCTCCGGATCAGTGCCCTCTCAGGCTAACCAAAAAAATAAGGGAAATCCTGGGGATGGCTGCATCCCTGATTCCCCCGGATATTGAATGGCTCGCCGGCAGTCTCCCCTTTGACAAATACCAGATAGGAGGCCACATACACTTCAGTAATATTAATATTAACTGCCGCCTGCTGCGGGCTCTCGATAATTACCTGGCAATACCCCTGATGCTTATTGAGGATCCCGGCAAGTCGTCCAGACGCCGCCGGCAGTATGGCTGGCTGGGAAGTATCCGCCCTAAACCTCATGGCGGCTTTGAGTACCGGACCCCCGGCAGTTGGCTGGTCTCACCGGAAATGGCCAGAGGCTGCCTGTGCCTGGCCAAAATTGTGGCCACAGATTACCGGTCACTGACCAGGGATTACTTCACTGATATAGAGCTGCAGAGGGCATTTTACCAAAGCAAAAAGTACTACTTTTATGACATTTTTCATGAAATCCTGGAAGACCTCAGGAAAACACAGCTCTTTAGCAAATACGCAGCATACCTGTCCCCTGTTGTGGACCTCATCAAGTCAGGCGGCCACTGGAACGAGACATCTGATATACGTAAATCCTGGGGATTGCTTCCAACGCCTTGA
- a CDS encoding YheC/YheD family protein — protein MEIGPLLGILTISRPGTTPFVGGQNESFTEILEVANEMRCAAFVFNPFEIDWSKKAVWGYRFNSKANPGEWERQICPLPSVIYNRIPNRTLENREDIIPILDTLKRKYGSRFFNPFFLDKWQTHRILFNNDKTRAFLPETHQLKSTDILSDMMSRYLSVYLKPKASSLGNDIFKINMTETKMFRFVHQALDQAPREGIIHNCRDILSELPETGEESGYLVQQTIPLAHFRNRPFDLRLLVQKDRNGKWRKTGTAARIAGEGSITTHILYGGSRFHADTVIREAAQNHGFSYKKVKKELKKIEFLFPRIIEYAYRQSFGELEMDIGIDVKGNAWFFEANSKPFRFDEKLLRAKSLIRLIHYVRFLDYMQNRV, from the coding sequence TTGGAAATTGGTCCGCTTCTTGGCATTCTTACTATTTCGCGGCCCGGCACTACCCCTTTCGTCGGAGGCCAAAACGAGTCCTTTACGGAAATCCTTGAAGTTGCCAATGAAATGAGATGTGCCGCCTTTGTATTTAATCCTTTTGAAATTGACTGGTCTAAAAAAGCTGTATGGGGTTACCGGTTTAACTCTAAAGCAAACCCGGGAGAATGGGAACGTCAGATATGCCCCCTTCCCAGCGTAATTTATAACCGGATACCCAACAGAACTCTTGAGAACAGAGAGGATATCATACCAATTCTTGATACCTTAAAGCGGAAATACGGTTCCAGATTTTTCAACCCATTTTTTCTGGATAAATGGCAAACACATAGAATATTATTTAATAATGATAAAACCAGAGCCTTTCTCCCTGAAACCCATCAGTTGAAGAGCACGGACATACTGTCTGACATGATGTCACGCTATCTCTCGGTATATCTTAAGCCCAAAGCCAGCAGCCTTGGCAACGATATTTTTAAAATTAACATGACGGAAACTAAAATGTTCCGTTTTGTCCACCAGGCTCTTGATCAGGCACCTCGGGAAGGTATTATACATAACTGCCGGGACATTTTAAGCGAATTGCCGGAAACCGGGGAGGAGTCCGGATATCTGGTGCAGCAGACAATACCCCTGGCACACTTCAGAAACCGGCCGTTTGACCTGCGCCTCCTGGTGCAGAAGGACCGCAACGGAAAATGGCGAAAAACGGGTACAGCTGCACGCATTGCCGGGGAAGGAAGTATCACCACCCATATTTTATACGGGGGAAGCAGATTTCATGCAGATACAGTTATCAGGGAAGCAGCTCAGAATCATGGCTTTTCCTATAAAAAAGTCAAAAAAGAACTGAAAAAAATTGAGTTCCTGTTTCCCAGGATTATCGAATATGCCTACAGGCAATCTTTTGGCGAACTGGAAATGGATATTGGGATTGATGTAAAGGGCAACGCCTGGTTTTTCGAAGCCAATTCCAAGCCGTTCCGGTTTGATGAAAAACTGCTGCGGGCAAAATCACTTATCCGCCTGATCCACTATGTCCGTTTTCTTGATTATATGCAAAACCGCGTCTGA
- a CDS encoding YheC/YheD family protein — protein MRAPAAGAGFRLMKVRWGGLMGEQDNFIYLSPQILKIFGIQPNTGIDFKTGALRNTAVVSTVRCSTEYSEPIIFISPALDRCCQIPPGSVITLKFYPAKALLCAGPIIGLFTVRSHLPDTNTEFGSYEQVLAALAESAENISGFIFVFCPEDIDWKNSLVTGYIPDLMPISGTKAWKPLTLPLPDTVYDRIPTRSIESRPEIQEAKSWLMLHSQLPYFNPKFLDKWETHALLQNIPEVAPYLPPTKPVYSPDDIRDYLEKFHSVFLKPSSGSLGRRIINIRQRGQDQFQFMYRTRDKQTVSGSAAGFAELLAALAPVMGSKDYIVQKDLHLAKYEGCPFDIRVLAQKDRWGNWRRTKIYVRKAAPESFLSNLSDGGNPESITTVLREVFQADFLAGEGIGEDIRQAVKKLPDALETASGMTWGELGLDLGIDHNGRVWLIEINAKPFRTLVSKSGSYKVIERSLMRPLEFAKLLAGFYGHSLNPSQTKGG, from the coding sequence TTGAGAGCCCCGGCCGCCGGAGCAGGCTTCAGGCTGATGAAAGTCAGATGGGGAGGACTAATGGGGGAACAGGATAATTTTATATATCTTTCACCCCAAATCTTAAAAATTTTTGGAATTCAACCAAATACCGGGATTGATTTTAAGACAGGCGCCTTGCGGAACACGGCAGTCGTAAGCACAGTCAGGTGCTCAACCGAGTACAGTGAACCTATTATTTTTATTTCTCCGGCCCTCGACCGCTGCTGCCAGATTCCTCCGGGCTCTGTTATTACCCTTAAATTTTACCCCGCTAAAGCGCTACTGTGTGCCGGCCCGATAATTGGACTATTTACAGTTCGCAGCCACCTTCCTGATACAAATACAGAATTCGGAAGTTATGAGCAAGTTTTGGCCGCACTGGCTGAATCGGCAGAAAACATCTCAGGCTTTATTTTCGTCTTCTGTCCTGAAGACATAGACTGGAAAAACTCTTTGGTAACGGGGTATATTCCTGATTTGATGCCAATATCCGGAACTAAGGCCTGGAAGCCCCTTACCCTGCCCCTGCCTGACACCGTTTATGACCGTATCCCAACCAGGTCAATCGAATCCAGGCCTGAGATTCAGGAGGCCAAATCCTGGCTGATGCTGCATTCACAGTTGCCTTATTTCAACCCAAAATTTCTTGATAAATGGGAAACCCATGCACTCCTGCAGAATATTCCGGAAGTGGCGCCCTATCTGCCGCCGACCAAACCCGTTTATAGTCCTGATGACATCCGCGATTACCTGGAAAAATTCCATTCAGTGTTTTTAAAACCATCCTCCGGCAGCTTGGGGCGAAGAATAATAAATATCCGGCAGCGCGGTCAGGATCAATTCCAATTCATGTACCGTACCAGGGATAAGCAGACCGTTTCCGGTTCGGCAGCCGGTTTCGCAGAACTTTTGGCTGCCCTTGCCCCGGTTATGGGCAGCAAAGACTATATAGTACAAAAAGACCTTCACCTGGCCAAATATGAAGGCTGCCCTTTTGATATCCGCGTACTGGCTCAGAAAGACAGGTGGGGAAACTGGCGGCGGACAAAAATTTACGTCCGTAAGGCCGCCCCGGAAAGCTTTCTCTCTAACCTCAGTGACGGCGGAAACCCGGAATCCATAACAACCGTTCTCAGGGAGGTTTTTCAGGCCGACTTCCTGGCAGGTGAAGGAATTGGTGAAGATATCCGCCAGGCAGTAAAAAAACTTCCTGATGCTCTGGAAACAGCCTCAGGAATGACCTGGGGAGAGTTGGGACTTGACCTGGGTATAGACCACAATGGGAGAGTATGGCTTATCGAAATAAATGCCAAACCCTTCCGCACCCTGGTATCAAAAAGCGGGTCATATAAAGTCATTGAGCGGTCCCTGATGCGCCCGCTGGAGTTCGCAAAATTACTGGCCGGGTTTTATGGTCATTCACTAAACCCGTCTCAGACCAAAGGAGGGTAA